CAATGATGCCGTCATTGGGGCGCGCAGCACGAATCCGCTCGCGCATGACGCGCTCGGCTTCACGGTCGGCAATGGTGACCGGGCTGTCATCATCTTTGGAGACAATCGCAAATTCGTGGCGGTAATAGCCGCGGATGGTCTGCCCGGAAATATCGGCCAGCTCATGGGCAAGCTGGATCAAATCCTGGGAAATCGGGGTCTGGTTCATGGTGATCTATACCTTTATGGCCTCGGCGCGCAGCCTATCATGATCCATCTAGCGCTGGAAACGGATGAATTATCGCAGTGATCCGGGCACGACTGTTCTAAAATGCAAGGTCAGCCAGACAACAAGAGGAAAGCATCATGCAGGGAAATCCTGATGTGGTGAAAGCACTCAATACGGTGCTCACCAACGAATTGACCGCCATTAACCAGTTTTTTCTGCATGCGCGCATGTACAAAAACTGGGGCTATAAACGGCTGAATGACCATGTTTATCATGAGTCTATCCATGCCATGAAGCGCGCCGACGAACTGATCGAACGGATTCTGTTTCTGGAAGGCCTGCCCAATTTGCAGCAACTGGGCAAGCTGATGATTGGCGAAAATCCGCAGGAGATGTTGTCCTGTGATCTAAAGCTGGTAACCGGATACCTGACCACCCTGCGCCAGGCAATCGAAAACGCCGAGTCTGCTCAGGATTACGTCAGCCGTGATGTATT
This genomic interval from Silvimonas soli contains the following:
- the bfr gene encoding bacterioferritin, which produces MQGNPDVVKALNTVLTNELTAINQFFLHARMYKNWGYKRLNDHVYHESIHAMKRADELIERILFLEGLPNLQQLGKLMIGENPQEMLSCDLKLVTGYLTTLRQAIENAESAQDYVSRDVLTEMLEEEEEYLDWVETQLGLIPEVGIANYLQAQMGD